In Cololabis saira isolate AMF1-May2022 chromosome 10, fColSai1.1, whole genome shotgun sequence, a single window of DNA contains:
- the slc25a24l gene encoding solute carrier family 25 member 24, like translates to MDLFRGLFVKLDQDQDGFISVTELHDEMTKHGINSANEKVQNIVDSYDTNKDGLLDYKEFLSYMKDRERKWKIHFHDLDKNKCGVIDQEDIISLFKDIGVVISKPNAKKIIQMMDKDSSMTVDWDEFLHYIILNPVENIGELVSSWKHNLVFDVGESRAMPIEFPEGASGFGAWRTYVLAAGLADTVSRTVTAPIDRLKTQLQIQGSKAMTQGFQEMRAYNLRSMWQGNTVNVLKGTPQSTLQCLIYAQMKVYTQDRTRETLTVQQRFGLGCVSGAVAHAVFYPLEVLKVRLNLQQAGTYHGVIAGARSIYRQESLSSFYRGFKPSILCMIPYAGVECAVHQSIMNWAKSDPAYNSDSKLFFFSFVAFASGQMSSYPLAVIRTHQQAQAFISNSRQASGILPGLIGIYERNGFKGFYNGMGASFVRAVPCALINYTLTRKFEDLFSSMEF, encoded by the exons ATGGATCTGTTTCGTGGCTTATTTgtgaaactggaccaggaccaggacggTTTCATATCGGTGACAGAACTCCACGATGAAATGACCAAACATGGGATCAACTCAGCAAATGAAAAGGTccag AATATTGTGGATTCTTATGACACAAACAAAGATGGCCTGCTGGATTATAAAGAGTTTCTCAGCTATATGAAGGACAGAGAGAGGAAGTGGAAAATTCACTTTCATGACCTTGACAAGAACAAGTGTG GGGTGATTGACCAGGAGGACATCATAAGTTTGTTTAAGGATATAGGAGTGGTCATTTCAAAGCcgaatgcaaaaaaaattatacaaat GATGGATAAGGACAGTTCCATGACGGTGGATTGGGATGAATTCCTGCACTATATCATCCTCAACCCTGTGGAGAACATCGGTGAGCTGGTGtcctcctggaaacacaatCTG GTTTTTGACGTGGGTGAGAGTCGAGCCATGCCCATCGAGTTTCCGGAGGGGGCGTCCGGTTTTGGTGCTTGGAGGACGTATGTTCTGGCAGCAGGACTGGCAGATACTGTGTCCAGGACGGTGACGGCACCCATAGACCGCCTAAAAACCCAGCTTCAG ATCCAGGGGTCCAAGGCTATGACCCAAGGCTTTCAGGAGATGAGAGCGTACAATCTGCGGTCGATGTGGCAAGGCAACACTGTCAACGTGCTGAAAGGGACACCACAGTCCACGCTGCAATGTCTCATCTATGCACAG ATGAAAGTTTACACCCAAGACAGAACCCGGGAGACTCTGACGGTGCAGCAGCGCTTTGGCTTGGGTTGCGTCTCTGGTGCCGTTGCTCATGCCGTCTTCTACCCATTAGAG GTGTTGAAGGTGAGGCTGAACCTGCAGCAAGCCGGCACGTATCACGGCGTCATCGCGGGCGCACGTTCAATTTACAGACAGGAGTCCTTGTCCTCCTTTTACAGAGGTTTCAAACCCAGCATCCTCTGTATGATCCCTTACGCAGGTGTGGAGTGTGCAGTTCACCAG TCAATCATGAACTGGGCAAAGAGTGATCCAGCCTACAACAGTGACTCCAAACTGTTTTTCTTCAGCTTTGTGGCCTTTGCTTCTGGACAAATGAGTAGTTACCCACTGGCGGTAATCCGAACTCATCAACAAGCTCAGG ctTTCATCTCTAATTCACGCCAGGCCTCAGGTATTTTACCAGGACTCATTGGCATATATGAGAGAAATGGCTTTAAAGGCTTTTATAATGGCATGGGAGCCAGCTTCGTCAGGGCCGTTCCGTGTGCGCTGATCAACTACACTCTGACGAGGAAGTTTGAAGATCTGTTTTCTTCTATGGAGTTCTGA
- the dnajb4 gene encoding dnaJ homolog subfamily B member 4, with product MGKDYYKTLGISKGASDEDIKKAYRKQALKWHPDKNKSASAEEKFKEIAEAYEVLSDPKKREIYDQYGEEGLKGGSGHTADGQGPTFTYTFHGDPHATFATFFGGSNPFEMFFGRKTSGRDDDDMEVDGNDPFGSFTSFNMNGFPRDGHIGLGGQQRRKQDPAIIHELRVTLEEVFHGCTKRMKISRKRLNPDGRTMRNEDKILTIEIKRGWKEGTKITFPREGDESPSTIPADIVFVIKDKPHPHFRREGSNIVYPVRVSLRQSLCGCSVTVSTIDGKTCNMKITDVVKPGMRKTVAGQGLPLPKNPEQRGDLVVEFDVNFPDLLPGNAKDVLKRHLPA from the exons atgggaaaagatTACTATAAGACGCTGGGTATCTCTAAAGGAGCCTCAGACGAGGATATAAAGAAAGCTTACAGAAAGCAGGCGCTGAAATGGCATCCGGACAAAAACAAGTCTGCATCCGCGGAGGAGAAATTTAAGGAAATCGCCGAGGCATATGAAGTCCTGAGTGACCCGAAGAAAAGGGAAATTTACGATCAGTATGGAGAAGAAG GTCTCAAGGGAGGAAGTGGGCACACAGCTGATGGACAAGGACCCACTTTCACCTACACCTTCCACGGGGACCCACATGCCACCTTTGCCACTTTCTTCGGGGGTTCCAACCCATTCGAGATGTTCTTTGGGCGTAAAACGAGTGGACGTGATGACGACGACATGGAGGTGGATGGAAACGACCCTTTCGGCTCGTTCACCAGCTTCAACATGAACGGTTTCCCTCGGGACGGCCACATCGGCCTCGGAGGTCAGCAGCGCCGGAAGCAGGACCCGGCCATCATCCACGAACTGAGGGTCACTCTGGAGGAAGTCTTCCATGGCTGCACCAAGAGGATGAAAATCTCTCGCAAAAGGCTAAATCCAGACGGCAGGACCATGCGCAACGAGGATAAGATTCTCACTATCGAGATCAAGCGAGGCTGGAAAGAGGGGACAAAGATCACGTTTCCGCGGGAGGGAGACGAGTCGCCCAGCACCATCCCTGCTGACATTGTTTTCGTCATCAAGGACAAACCTCACCCTCACTTCAGACGGGAAGGCTCCAACATTGTGTATCCTGTTCGTGTGAGCTTAAGACAG TCTTTATGTGGATGCTCGGTTACCGTGTCAACGATAGACGGAAAGACATGCAACATGAAGATCACAGACGTCGTCAAGCCTGGCATGAGAAAAACTGTAGCTGGACAGGGCCTCCCCTTGCCTAAAAACCCGGAGCAGAGAGGAGATCTGGTGGTGGAGTTTGACGTGAACTTTCCTGATCTGTTGCCTGGCAACGCCAAGGATGTCCTGAAACGGCATTTACCTGCTTAG